The genomic stretch CACCCACTGACAGCCGAGAGCCGACGCCCGCAGCCCGTTCTCGAGGCTGTCGACATCAGCCATCAGCGGGGCCCCGAGATCACGCTGAGCCCGCTTGATCAGACTGGCCAGATCCTCCCCGCCCGGGCGGGCCCTGGAGGTGGCATCGATCGCCACGATGTCGGCCCCTGCCGCCCACACAGCGCGCACCTCCTCCCAGCCCGGTGTGATGTACACGGAGCTGTCGGGGTAGACCCGCTTCCAGAGGCCAACGATGAGGGCCCCGGGGCAGCGCCGCCGCACAGCCCCGATGTGCTCGGGGCTCTCGAGGCGAACCCCGACCGCACCCTGGGCCAGGCTGGCCTCCGCCATGGCGGCGATTACCGAGGGATCACGCATCGGCGACCCCTGGGGAGCCTGGACCGAGACGATCAGACGGCCCTGCAGGGCTCCTCGAACCAGGCGCGAATCAACGACCACAGACCCTCAGGAGGCCTGACGATGGTCGTCCTGCTCAAGCGAATCCGGAAGCCAGGAACGCAGCGAGTCGAGGGCGGGATGGCTGGGTGCGGGTGATGGGGTCGCCGGCCGGTTCGTCCGAGCACCACGACCTGCGCTGCTGCCCGACTCGCCACGCCCCCGACGTGTCTGCCGGGAGGCCTGAGGCGGCTGCTGCAGCGCGAAGGGAGGTGGCGCGATCGGGCCGCGCGGAGCCGGCGGCTGGGCAGGGAAGGCATCCAGCAACGGCTCAGAAGGCGTGAAGGCCTGTGGACCAGCCTGATCGTCCCTCGGCCAAGGGGTCCCGTCTCTGGAAAAACCAGGCTCCATGGGACTGTGGGACTGGAGTGGGGATTCCTCCTGCTCGTTGCCGAAGGTGCTGGCCACCTCCTCGACGCAGTCCTTGAGCAGTCCGCGCAGGCGGGAGAAGGGATTGCGCCGTTGTCCGGACGGCTTCTCGGAAACCGTCTCCTCTGAAGCGGGATCAGCAGGACCAGCGATGGGCTCGGTTGGCGTCTCCGGCTGGAGTTGTGTCAGGGATTCAGGCTGGGATTGAGCCTCAAGAGGAGGGAAGGCCTCCAGTTGCAGCTCCGGGGGTGGGGCCATCACCGGCGGAACGATCGGGGGAGCCAGGGGCTTCTCCGCCAGCTCCGATTGCATCGCGAAAATGGCCTGCACGTTGAAGCTGGGCAGGGGTTCGAGATCAGGTATCGGACCGAACGCTTCCGCAAGGGGGGGCAGGGGCTCGGTGGCCGAAACGACTGGCGGCTCGGGAGCTGCGGCTTCGATGCCGACGAGTTCAGAAGCAGCAGGTTCAACGGCAGCGACGTCCATGTCTTCAACCTGACCTGACTCTCCGTCGTCAACGGCTGCCGGAGGCTCCAGTTGAGGTTCAGCCTCCGGGGCCGGCTGAGCCTGCTGCTCGAGGGCTGAAGGGACCAGCCACTCGGCCGGCAGGGGGAGAGTGTCCTCGGGCGCGGGAGCGGTGAGCAACGGCTCCGTGGCAACGGAGATCGTGGCCGCCCCCGCAGGCTGGGAACCAGAACGAGCCTCGTTGGCAACGGCCTCCGGGGTAGGACGCAGCAATTGTTCGCGCCACCACAGGCGGGCGGTCTCATCGAGAGCCTGGCCCTGGATCAGGCTCTCCAGCGCTTCGACCCCATGGCGGTGGGCCCAGCGCAGGGAGTGGGCGGCGAGCAGGGCTCCATCCCGCTGCTCCAGTGCCTTGAGCAGATGCTGCGGCGAGAGCCTCGAGCTGCCATGGGACATCGGGTCAGCAGCAAGGGGGGGATGGGTGGTGGACACGGGGGGACTCAACTGAGTTTGCGATCCAACAGAGGCCGGATCAGGAGAAAGAGGCCGAGGGCGAGGGCGGCGAGCAGTCCGAGGCAGGTGAGGCCGGTGAGATCCCCGTAAGGAGCTTCCAGCACAACAGCCTGAAGGGAGAAGCTGCCGGCGTAGGCAGCGCGGATGGGTTCTATGGCGAAGGTAAGTGGATTCAGGGCCGCAAGCCAGCCCAGCCAGGTGGGCATGAAGGAAATCGGTGCCAGCGCGGTACTGGCGAACAGCAGGGGAAGGTTGGCCACGAAGATCACCGCGATCAACTCGATGTGCCCCGGCAAGGCGAAGGCCAGCCCCAGGCTGAGGGCGGTCACGGCGAACACCAGCAGCAGCAGGGTCACCAGCACCAGCAGCAGACCGGCACCTCCCGGCCAGCCGTAACCCAGCAGGGCCGCCGTGACCATGATCGCCAGGCTCTGGATCAGGCTGAGGGTGGTGATGTAGAGCACCGAGGCCAGCACGATCGAGCTGCGGGAGCGCAGGGGAGCCACCAGCAGCCGGTTGAGGAATCCGAATTCCCGATCGAACATCACCGGCAGGCCGGCGTTGAGGGCCGCACTGAAGGCGGTGAAGACGATCACCCCCGCCCCCAGGAAGCGTCCATAGCTCATGCCATCCGGCAACAGGCCCTCCGGCGCCTTGGCGAACAGCGCCCCGAACAGCACCAGCCAGATCAGTGGCTGAAGCACACCGGCCACCAGTGTGGAGGGGCGCCGGGCCAGCTGCAGGAACAGCCGGTGGGTGAGTGCCAGGGTCTCCTGGCTGAGGTCGGCGAAGGCGGAACGCCGGGCCGGAACCTGATCGGGCGGTGCGGCGTTGAGCGTCAGGGGCGAGGCGCTGGTCATGGCCGGGGGACGGGAGTAGCGGGCGGGCGGAGGATCGGGCGGGACATCACGACAGGGGAATCAGCGCATGGCCTGTTTGCGCTCGGCCTTGGGATCACGGCTGCCGACCACCTCCAGTTCGGCATCCATCAACGTACGGCCGGTGGCCTGGAGGTAGACGTCGTCGAGGCTGGGGCGGCTCTGGGAGAGGGAAAACACCGGCAGCTGAGCCTCGCTCAGTTGATGGCGCAGCTGATCGATCACGGCCTCCCCATCCACCACCAGGTTGAGGGAATGGCCCTGGGCACGGTTCACCACCACCTGGCGCACACCTGGGCAGCCCTGGAGCACCTGCTGCACCCGGGCCGACTCCGACTCATCACTGAATTCGCGCACCCTCAGGGTGACGCGATCACCGCCAAGGGCGCGTTTGAGCTCGCCGGGGCTTCCCTCGGCGATCATACGGCCCCCGTCGAGGATCGCCAGCCTGTCGGCGAGAGCATCGATCTCCTCCAGATAATGGCTGCTGAGCAGGACCGTGGTGCCGGCGTCGCGCAGCTGCCTCAGCACCTGCCAGATCACGGCGCGGCTTTCGATGTCGAGCCCCACGGTGGGTTCGTCCAGCACCAGCACCGAGGGCTGATGCAGCAGGCCGCTGGCGAGATCGAGGCGGCGACGCATGCCTCCGGAATAGGTGCCGCAGCGACGGTCGATCCATCCACCCATGCCCAGAAGCTGGATCAGTTCCTCGATCCGCTGGCGCAGGTGGGTCGGCGCCAGGTGATAGAGGGCACCCTGGAGGCGCAGCAACTCCCGGCCGGTGAGAATCTTGTCAATGGCCACGTCCTGGGCCACGTAGCCCAGGCGCTCCCGCACCTGGCGGGGCTGCTGCAGAGCATCGAGCCCAGCCACGCGAACGGCACCGGAATCCGGAGCCAGCAGGGTGCAGAGGATGCGCAGAGCCGTGGTCTTGCCGGCCCCGTTGGGTCCGAGCAGGCCATAGAGGCTGCCGGCCGGAACACGCAGGCTGAGGCCGTCGAGGGCGATGACAGACCCGTAGGTCTTGCTGATCTGATCCAGCTGGATCATGGCTTCTGGCTGCGCTGCTGACACTCCGGCCCGGCCAATGGAAGCGTGCAATCTAGAAAGCGGGGGAGGGGAGATTGAGCGCAGCCAGCAATTCGCCGGTCTGAAGGCTGAAGATCTCGGCGCCGGGAAGCCTGGCCAGCAGCAGCAGCAGGCAGATGCCGAAGAGATAGAGGATCGACCAGCGGAACAGCCCCCGGGCCGGAGCCACCTCATCGGGAGCGAGACCCAGGGTGTGGGCCATCTGCAGAAGCCGGGCGTTGAAGGGAATCACGAGAAGGCCGTAGAGCCAGCCGCCGGTGGGCAGTGCCAGCACCCCCAGCAGGCTCACCAGCACGGTGGCACGGGCGTAGTGGCCGATCGCCTCGGCGGTCACCTCGGTTCCTTTGACCACAGGCAGCATCGGAATACCGACCGAGCGGTAGTCCTCCTTGAGCAGCAGGGCCAGAGCCCAGAAATGGGCGGGAGTCCAGAGCATCACCAGGCCGAACAGCCACCAGCCGCCCAGGCCCACATGGCCCGTGGCCGCGGCGGCACCCACCAGGGGAGGGATCGCTCCGGCCACGCCCCCGATGACGATGTTCTGGGTGGTGCGGGGCTTGAGCAGGGCTGTGTAGAGCAACACGTAGCTGCAGAGGCCCAGCAGGGAAAGCGCGGCAGCGAGGCAGTTCACACCGCTCACCAGCAGCAGGGCAGCCGCGCAGGTGAGCGAGACCGCCACAGCGAAGGCGTTGCCGGCCGACAACCGACCTGAGGGAAGGGCGCGGCCGCTGGTGCGCACCATGCGCCCATCGAGCTCCTGCTCCCAGAGGCAGTTGAGCACTCCGGCGGCCGCGGAGGCCAGGGCTCCACCGCCGAGGGTGCAGGCCAGGCGAGGCGCCGTCATCGGCCAGCCTTCGGAGAGGGCCATACCCCCGAGGGTGGTGGCCAGAAGCAGGGGAATGAGCCTGGGTTTGGCGATTTCAAGCCAGGGGGGCAGCCTCACCTTGGAGCGGGAAGGAACCACCTGGTCGCGGCTGCTGAGCTGAGGGCTGAGGCTGGTGGCGCTAACCATGGCAGGACTCGAGGCGGGGGGTCTGGGGCTGGACGACGGCGATCGCTGCGGAAACGGGGATCGGCCGATGGCGCATGGCCAGGGCACTCAGCACGGCCACCAGAAGGGCCGCCGTGAGCTGATGGGCCACGGTGACCAGGGGCACCGCGAGGGAGAGGCGCAGGGTGAGCACGCCGAGGGCGATCTGCAGGGCCACCAACAGCAGAGCCCCGAGGGCATAGGGACCTTGACGGCCCCATGTCTCACGCACCAGGAGATGGGCAGCCGCCAGCACCACGACCGCCGCGGCCACGGGCGCGGCCAGCTGACGATGCAAGGCCAGCCAGCTGCAGGCCACCCCCGACGTCAGACAGCGTCCCGAGGCCCACTGGGTGGCCATCAGGGCACCGCTCACCGCCTGGACGAGCACCGCCAGGGCGGCGACGGCGCTGGCCAGCCACCAGCCGTGGCGCCGCAGCCCCGTCAGAGGAGAAACAGCCGGAGGGGATGTGGTGGTGATCGGCTGTCGTTCGGGTTCGACCAGCCCTTGGTGGATGGCGCTCACCAGGGCCACCAGCACCAGGGCGGTGAAGAGGTGGGCCGTGACCACGTCGAACCGGAGCAGCTGGGTGACCGTCAGGGCACCGAGCAACCCCTGAACGGCGACCAGGACAAGGGCGGCGGCGCTGGCAGCGATCAGCCAGAGCGGACGGCGGCCGGGGGGGCGCCGGAGCACCGCCAGCTGAAGGGCCAGCAGCGCCAGACCGACGAGGAAGGCATCCAGCCGGTGGAACCACTCCAGAAACACCTGGAGATTCATCTGTCGACCCGGCAGAAAGGTGCCGTAGCAGAGGGGCCAGTCGGGGCAGGCCAGCCCGGCTTCCATGACCCTGGTGGCGCCGCCGATGCCCACCAGCGCGATCAGGGCCACCACCAGATGGGAGGTCAGGAGAGTGGTGAGGCGGGCGGATTGCATGGGGGAAAGCTAGCGATCACGGTCGGTGTTGCTGTTCGGTTGTGGGGAAGCACGCACGTGTCCGGGCAGGGCCCATCCGCAACGACTCGCCATCATGTGCTGAGTTCCGCACAGGCTTTCGCAGCACACCGAGAGCTTGCGGGCGACTGCGAGCGCTGTGCCGGCGATCCCCATATGGTGGAGAGAGCTTTGTGCCAGTCGTGCCGATCCCGTCTGCCGTTCTCAGCCTCGTCGTGGGAATGGCCCTTGTGCTCAGTGGCCTCTGGATTGGCCAGAATGTCGAGCTGCTGCCGGTGGCGGCAAGCCTGAATGCTCCGATCTACGACCAACTCTTCAAGGTTCTCTTCAGCATTGGCAGCATCCTTTTCATCGGTATTTTTGGCCTGCTGGTGTTCAGTCTGATCCGTTTTCGCCGCCGTGAAGGTGAATCCGGCGACGGAGTGGCTGTGGAAGGAAATCTGCAGCTGGAAATCTTCTGGACCGCCATTCCGGCGGTTGTCGTGCTGTTCGTCGGCATCTACAGCTACGACATCTATGACCGCATGGGCGGAATGGTTCCCCTCAGCGACCCCCACGCCATGCATGGCTCGATGATCACGTCGCAAGAGACCGACGGCAGCGGCAATGCCGTGATCCAGGCCTCGGTGCTGGGCACTCCTCCCGAGCCATCCGCTCGGATCTGGGGTGGGATCGGGTCCGCCCAGGCCTCAGCCGGTGCCCCTCTCCCCGTGGAAGTCACCGCACTCCAGTTCGCCTTCCTCTTCCACTACCCCCAGGGGGACATCACCAGCGGAGAGCTGCATGTTCAGAAGGGCCAGCCGGTTGAGCTGCGCATGGAGGCACGGGATGTGATCCATGCCTTCTGGGTGCCTGAATTTCGACTCAAGCAGGACGTCATCCCCGGACAGCCCACCCTGCTGACCTTCACTCCGACCAGGGCCGGCAGCTATCCGATCATCTGCGCCGAGCTCTGCGGCCCATATCACGGCGGCATGCGCTCGACTGTCGTGGTGCATGAACCCGATGAGTTCGCCACCTGGTTCGAGAAGAACAACACCGCCACCGTGGCCACAGCCCCCAGCGCCAGCTCCACAGGCTGATCGGAGCCGCATCGCTCGCTGGGCGGGACCGTGAGAGCCCCCAGCGTCAGCGTCCGGAAATCCTGCTTCTGACCCGTCACCCACCGCCACGCCGCTCGCCACCATGACCATCACCCTCCCGCCGCAGACCAGTTCGTCGCCGCCTGGGCTTCAGCCCCAGGGTTGGCTCCGTTACCTCAGCTTCAGTCTTGATCACAAGGTGATCGGCCTGCAGTACATGGTGGCCGGCTTTTTCTTCTATCTGGTCGGCGGAGCGCTGGCTGGAATGATCCGGGCTGAGCTGGTGAGCCCGATCTCGGATTTCCTCAGCCGGGAGGTCTACAACGAGGTGCTGACCCTCCATGGCACCGTGATGATCTTTCTCTGGATCGTGCCGGTGGTGAACGGAGCCTTCGGGAACTACCTGATTCCGTTTTATGTCGGTGCCCGTGACATGGCTTTTCCACGGCTCAATGCCGTGGCCTTCTGGCTGATCCCTCCGGCCGGATTCCTGCTGATCGCCAGTTACTTCATCGCCGGTGCCGCTCAGTCCGGCTGGACGGCCTACCCACCGTTGAGCCTGACCACGCCGGCGGCGGGTCAGGTGGTCTGGATTCTGAGTGTGCTGCTCCTCGGGGGCAGTTCCATCTTCGGTGGCATCAATTTCATCGCCACGATTCTGAAGATGCGTCGGCCGGGCCTCAAGATGATGCAGCTGCCGATGTACTGCTGGGCGATGCTGGGCACCAGCATCCTGGTGGTGCTCTCGACCCCTGTGCTGGCGGGCACGCTGGTGCTGCTCAGCTTCGACATCATTGCCCACACCGGCTTCTTCAACCCTGCCCTGGGCGGCAACGCGGTGGTGTATCAGCACTTGTTCTGGTTTTACTCACACCCAGCCGTTTACATCATGGTCTTGCCGGCCTTCGGCCTGGTGAGCGAGATCCTGCCGGTGCATGCCCGCAAACCTCTGTTCGGCTACACCACCATGGTGTATTCGATTCTGGGCATTGTTTTTCTGGGTTTGATCGTCTGGGCGCACCACATGTTCACCAGCGCCACACCCCCCTGGATGCGCCTGTTCTTCACGATCGCCACGGCCTTCATTGCGGTACCCACCGGCATCAAGTTCTTCAACTGGCTGGCCACGCTCTGGGGGGGAAAGATTGCCCTGAACAGCGCCATGCTGTTTTCCTGTGCCTTCATCGTCCACTTTGTCTTCGGGGGCATCACCGGAGTGGCCCTTGCCCAGGTCCCCTT from Synechococcus sp. CBW1107 encodes the following:
- a CDS encoding heme o synthase — encoded protein: MVSATSLSPQLSSRDQVVPSRSKVRLPPWLEIAKPRLIPLLLATTLGGMALSEGWPMTAPRLACTLGGGALASAAAGVLNCLWEQELDGRMVRTSGRALPSGRLSAGNAFAVAVSLTCAAALLLVSGVNCLAAALSLLGLCSYVLLYTALLKPRTTQNIVIGGVAGAIPPLVGAAAATGHVGLGGWWLFGLVMLWTPAHFWALALLLKEDYRSVGIPMLPVVKGTEVTAEAIGHYARATVLVSLLGVLALPTGGWLYGLLVIPFNARLLQMAHTLGLAPDEVAPARGLFRWSILYLFGICLLLLLARLPGAEIFSLQTGELLAALNLPSPAF
- a CDS encoding ATP-binding cassette domain-containing protein, whose translation is MIQLDQISKTYGSVIALDGLSLRVPAGSLYGLLGPNGAGKTTALRILCTLLAPDSGAVRVAGLDALQQPRQVRERLGYVAQDVAIDKILTGRELLRLQGALYHLAPTHLRQRIEELIQLLGMGGWIDRRCGTYSGGMRRRLDLASGLLHQPSVLVLDEPTVGLDIESRAVIWQVLRQLRDAGTTVLLSSHYLEEIDALADRLAILDGGRMIAEGSPGELKRALGGDRVTLRVREFSDESESARVQQVLQGCPGVRQVVVNRAQGHSLNLVVDGEAVIDQLRHQLSEAQLPVFSLSQSRPSLDDVYLQATGRTLMDAELEVVGSRDPKAERKQAMR
- a CDS encoding heme A synthase; translation: MQSARLTTLLTSHLVVALIALVGIGGATRVMEAGLACPDWPLCYGTFLPGRQMNLQVFLEWFHRLDAFLVGLALLALQLAVLRRPPGRRPLWLIAASAAALVLVAVQGLLGALTVTQLLRFDVVTAHLFTALVLVALVSAIHQGLVEPERQPITTTSPPAVSPLTGLRRHGWWLASAVAALAVLVQAVSGALMATQWASGRCLTSGVACSWLALHRQLAAPVAAAVVVLAAAHLLVRETWGRQGPYALGALLLVALQIALGVLTLRLSLAVPLVTVAHQLTAALLVAVLSALAMRHRPIPVSAAIAVVQPQTPRLESCHG
- a CDS encoding ABC transporter permease; translation: MTSASPLTLNAAPPDQVPARRSAFADLSQETLALTHRLFLQLARRPSTLVAGVLQPLIWLVLFGALFAKAPEGLLPDGMSYGRFLGAGVIVFTAFSAALNAGLPVMFDREFGFLNRLLVAPLRSRSSIVLASVLYITTLSLIQSLAIMVTAALLGYGWPGGAGLLLVLVTLLLLVFAVTALSLGLAFALPGHIELIAVIFVANLPLLFASTALAPISFMPTWLGWLAALNPLTFAIEPIRAAYAGSFSLQAVVLEAPYGDLTGLTCLGLLAALALGLFLLIRPLLDRKLS
- the ctaD gene encoding cytochrome c oxidase subunit I, translated to MTITLPPQTSSSPPGLQPQGWLRYLSFSLDHKVIGLQYMVAGFFFYLVGGALAGMIRAELVSPISDFLSREVYNEVLTLHGTVMIFLWIVPVVNGAFGNYLIPFYVGARDMAFPRLNAVAFWLIPPAGFLLIASYFIAGAAQSGWTAYPPLSLTTPAAGQVVWILSVLLLGGSSIFGGINFIATILKMRRPGLKMMQLPMYCWAMLGTSILVVLSTPVLAGTLVLLSFDIIAHTGFFNPALGGNAVVYQHLFWFYSHPAVYIMVLPAFGLVSEILPVHARKPLFGYTTMVYSILGIVFLGLIVWAHHMFTSATPPWMRLFFTIATAFIAVPTGIKFFNWLATLWGGKIALNSAMLFSCAFIVHFVFGGITGVALAQVPFDIHVHDTYFVVGHFHYVVYGGTVFVIFGSIYHWFPKFTGRMLNEDLGRFHFLITFIGFNLCFAPQHWLGLNGMPRRVAEYDPQFTLVNQISSVGALLMALSTLPFLINVFWSAFSGRVAGDNPWNALTPEWLTTSPPPVENWAGEAPLVTHPYGYGVPPGRIDLGAATGREIWSSGQ
- a CDS encoding N-acetylmannosamine-6-phosphate 2-epimerase, with translation MVVDSRLVRGALQGRLIVSVQAPQGSPMRDPSVIAAMAEASLAQGAVGVRLESPEHIGAVRRRCPGALIVGLWKRVYPDSSVYITPGWEEVRAVWAAGADIVAIDATSRARPGGEDLASLIKRAQRDLGAPLMADVDSLENGLRASALGCQWVGTTLFGYTEATADRRPPAWELLPLLRQQLPPDAALICEGGVSSADQAVRALEEGADAVVVGTAITGVDLQVAAYVGRMAADL
- a CDS encoding cytochrome c oxidase subunit II, which translates into the protein MPIPSAVLSLVVGMALVLSGLWIGQNVELLPVAASLNAPIYDQLFKVLFSIGSILFIGIFGLLVFSLIRFRRREGESGDGVAVEGNLQLEIFWTAIPAVVVLFVGIYSYDIYDRMGGMVPLSDPHAMHGSMITSQETDGSGNAVIQASVLGTPPEPSARIWGGIGSAQASAGAPLPVEVTALQFAFLFHYPQGDITSGELHVQKGQPVELRMEARDVIHAFWVPEFRLKQDVIPGQPTLLTFTPTRAGSYPIICAELCGPYHGGMRSTVVVHEPDEFATWFEKNNTATVATAPSASSTG